In a single window of the Drosophila miranda strain MSH22 chromosome XL, D.miranda_PacBio2.1, whole genome shotgun sequence genome:
- the LOC108153834 gene encoding odorant receptor 9a, with the protein MAWAWAWVSVWLWYDSGMWYISRLNARSQIIIPKMAKKDETNSLRVQILVYSLMGIDLWSPTAVNDRHLVTFVTMGPLFAFMLPMFLSARANITEVSLLSDTLGSTFASMLTLVKYLLFVYYRKEFVGMIYRIRGILEKEINVWPEAKEIVDAENRSDQMLSLTYTRCFCMAGIFAAIKPFVTMSLALLRDGGDGSKLHLELPHMGVYPYDYQVMWFFVPTYLWNVMASYSAVTMALCVDTLLFFFTYNVCAIFKIARQRLVHLPAMGEADPRGELEAVVQVLLLHQKGLWIADFIADHYRPLIFLQFFLSALQICFIGFQVADLFPKPQSLYFIAFVGSLLIALFIYSRCGENIKEASLDFGDGIYESNWMEFAPSTKRVLLIASMRAQRPCQMKGYFFEASMATFSTVGRIHPRTHLLMGSFFHIIYSL; encoded by the exons atggcctgggcctgggcctgggtcAGCGTCTGGCTCTGGTATGACTCTGGAATGTGGTATATAAGCCGACTGAATGCCAGGAGTCAGATTATAATCCCCAAGATGGCCAAGAAGGACGAGACCAACTCCCTTCGCGTGCAGATACTCGTCTACAGCCTGATGGGCATCGACCTGTGGAGCCCCACGGCGGTCAACGATCGTCACTTGGTCACGTTCGTGACCATGGGCCCACTGTTCGCCTTCATGCTGCCCATGTTCCTGTCCGCCAGGGCGAACATAACCGAGGTGAGCCTGCTCTCTGACACGCTAGGCTCCACATTCGCCAGCATGTTGACCCTGGTCAAGTACCTGTTGTTCGTCTACTACCGCAAGGAGTTCGTGGGCATGATCTACCGCATCAGGGGCATTCTGGAAAAGG AGATCAACGTGTGGCCGGAGGCCAAGGAGATTGTAGACGCGGAGAATCGCAGCGACCAGATGCTGAGCCTGACCTATACGCGCTGCTTCTGCATGGCGGGTATCTTTGCGGCCATCAAGCCGTTCGTGACCATGTCCCTGGCCCTGCTGCGCGATGGGGGCGACGGCAGCAAGCTGCATCTAGAGCTGCCCCACATGGGGGTCTATCCGTACGACTACCAGGTGATGTGGTTCTTCGTGCCCACCTACCTGTGGAACGTGATGGCCAGCTACAGTGCGGTGACCATGGCTCTGTGCGTGGACACCCTCCTGTTCTTCTTTACGTACAATGTGTGCGCCATCTTCAAGATAGCCAGGCAACGGCTCGTCCATCTGCCGGCTATGGGCGAGGCGGATCCCAGGGGGGAGCTGGAGGCGGTGGTccaggtgctgctgctgcaccaaAAGGGTCTGTGGATAGCCGATTTCATTGCCGATCACTACCGGCCTCTGATCTTTCTGCAGTTCTTCTTGTCGGCCCTGCAGATCTGCTTCATCGGCTTCCAGGTGGCCGACCTGTTTCCCAAGCCCCAGAGCCTCTACTTTATCGCCTTCGTGGGCTCCCTGCTCATCGCCCTCTTCATATACTCCCGCTGTGGCGAGAACATCAAGGAGGCCAGCCTGGACTTCGGCGACGGCATCTACGAGAGCAACTGGATGGAATTCGCGCCGTCCACCAAGCGGGTCCTGCTCATCGCGAGCATGCGCGCCCAGCGTCCCTGCCAGATGAAGGGGTACTTCTTTGAGGCCAGCATGGCCACCTTTTCAACGGTGGGTAGAATCCACCCTCGTACTCATCTCCTAATGGGATCATTCTTTCACATAATTTATTCTCTGTAG
- the LOC108165594 gene encoding sphingomyelin synthase-related 1-like: METLKERKGKGSAMGDGEICKSVAEVLGGQVSAHDQDSSKRIDGRAGAAGETPQDQGDTPTAIKTKKDSGVVDVDPCKATQWGLDDVVSWANGEHFSRVLSDCLRAESIDGSVLLSLTESDIRELRYRLDYKLAFGELKKFWLAVCKLQQLVKSSRSNSLAQVGRQQEVHCPSDGSRCERHGRMARTHIPPEYSKTALSLGYSFVVTWITSFVMVIVHEHVPDMERYPPLPDIFLDNLPHIPWAFDMCEITGSVLFTLWVLVLIFHKHRMVMLRRFCVLAGTVFLLRCVTMLITSLSVPGTHLKCSQKDYAIDKDSGDAANSMVLRMGRAYRIWSGLGMSIQGVRTCGDYMFSGHTVTLTMLNFFITEYTPRTLYHLHTFTWLLNMFGVFFILAAHEHYSIDVFVGFYITSRLFLYYHTLANNRSLMQSDAGRTRIWFPLLSYFESTAEGMVPNEFDSPRTLFRRLKGHFSGAKHYMKMGLHRCWLDRHFSLKASMLSFGSSQQITSQSSQTTQTRPNQSQNGTVRGVRLEPCSRVGGTSGHTSQKKKKVLKI; encoded by the coding sequence ATGGAAACCCTCAAGGAACGAAAAGGGAAAGGTTCAGCAATGGGCGACGGTGAGATTTGTAAGTCAGTAGCAGAGGTGCTAGGTGGGCAGGTCTCGGCCCACGATCAAGACTCGTCGAAACGTATTGACGGCAGAGCCGGGGCAGCAGGGGAAACACCGCAGGATCAGGGCGACACCCCCACCGCGATCAAGACGAAGAAAGACAGCGGCGTCGTGGATGTGGATCCTTGTAAGGCGACTCAATGGGGACTGGACGATGTGGTGAGCTGGGCCAATGGCGAGCACTTCTCCAGGGTTCTAAGCGACTGCTTGCGCGCGGAGTCCATTGACGGATCGGTCCTGCTGTCCCTGACCGAATCGGACATCAGAGAGCTGCGCTACAGGCTCGACTACAAGCTCGCCTTTGGCGAGCTCAAAAAGTTCTGGCTGGCGGTCTGCAAGCTCCAGCAGCTGGTGAAGAGCAGCAGGTCCAATTCGCTGGCGCAGGTCGGGCGGCAGCAGGAGGTGCACTGCCCCAGCGATGGGTCCCGCTGCGAGAGGCATGGGCGCATGGCCAGGACCCACATACCGCCGGAGTACTCGAAGACGGCCTTGAGCCTGGGCTACTCGTTTGTGGTGACCTGGATAACGTCGTTCGTGATGGTGATTGTGCACGAGCACGTGCCGGATATGGAGCGCTACCCgccgctgccggacatctttCTCGACAATCTGCCGCACATTCCCTGGGCCTTCGACATGTGCGAGATCACCGGCTCGGTGCTGTTCACCTTGTGGGTGCTGGTCCTGATCTTCCACAAGCACCGAATGGTGATGCTGCGGCGCTTCTGCGTGCTGGCCGGCACCGTCTTCCTGCTGCGCTGCGTGACCATGCTGATCACGTCGCTGAGTGTGCCGGGCACCCATCTGAAGTGCAGCCAAAAGGACTACGCCATCGACAAGGACAGCGGGGACGCGGCGAACTCCATGGTCCTGCGCATGGGCCGGGCCTACCGCATCTGGAGCGGACTGGGCATGTCGATACAGGGCGTGCGGACGTGCGGCGACTACATGTTCAGTGGCCACACCGTTACCCTGACCATGCTCAACTTTTTCATCACGGAGTACACGCCACGCACGCTGTACCACCTGCACACGTTCACCTGGCTGCTGAACATGTTCGGGGTCTTCTTCATACTGGCCGCCCACGAGCACTACTCCATCGATGTCTTCGTGGGCTTCTACATCACGTCGCGCCTGTTCCTCTACTACCACACGCTGGCGAACAACAGATCCCTCATGCAGAGCGACGCCGGCCGGACGCGCATCTGGTTCCCCCTGCTCAGCTACTTCGAGAGCACCGCAGAGGGCATGGTGCCCAACGAGTTCGATTCGCCCCGCACCCTGTTCCGCCGCCTGAAAGGTCACTTCTCGGGGGCCAAGCACTACATGAAGATGGGACTGCATCGCTGCTGGCTGGACAGACATTTCTCCCTCAAGGCATCGATGCTTAGCTTTGGGAGCTCGCAGCAGATCACTTCCCAGAGTAGTCAGACCACCCAGACCAGACCAAACCAGAGCCAGAACGGGACTGTCAGAGGTGTCAGACTTGAGCCCTGCTCCAGGGTCGGCGGGACCTCAGGCCATACTTcccagaagaagaagaaggtgCTGAAGATCTGA